CTATTTAAATTGAAAAATAAATAAAAATTAATTGGAGGAATAAAAATGAACGTATACGAAGGAAATTTAATAGCAAGTGAAGGAAAGTATGCCATTATAGTTGGAAGATTCAATGAATTTATCGGAGGAAAATTACTAGATGGAGCAATAGATGCATTAAAGAGACATGGTGTAGATGAAAATGATATTTCATTGATTTGGGTGCCTGGAGCATTTGAA
The nucleotide sequence above comes from Tissierellales bacterium. Encoded proteins:
- a CDS encoding 6,7-dimethyl-8-ribityllumazine synthase is translated as MNVYEGNLIASEGKYAIIVGRFNEFIGGKLLDGAIDALKRHGVDENDISLIWVPGAFE